Proteins encoded in a region of the Salminus brasiliensis chromosome 2, fSalBra1.hap2, whole genome shotgun sequence genome:
- the LOC140544210 gene encoding zinc fingers and homeoboxes protein 2-like, with product MSSRRKSFTPCMVCVSDVPMDSPVEMDILADEVVEDRSSSLQPSLDLHQVSAREGETEHEELSHVEGTEGKMEIQKSLFPQKQQGRDYQCKYCSFSTQNLNEFKEHVYSTHPNVILNPLYLCAICNFSTKKFDSLTEHNETEHPGESNFKFKRIKLDNQTILEQTIENEQDSSSVDAKHVQDNDDDDDGFLPSCSSTTQNVGKPGIFHNENEVESHLDNLMFKDQITAVNVNGTIIIPEPMILQGLSHVMPLLQRPPNLNSIPTVAVPLNASKYNPLLDSNTTLITSFNKFPYPTHAELSWLTAASKHPEEQIKVWFTTQRLKQGITWSPEEVEEARKKMFNGCMPPVDQTFTILPSPVSEPIATSQSVAPAVSCHVFGQSTLSVTTANGSPATCATVTVTTVSSMHNLKRSLGTPLVAQEVKRPMIPPEDPKEKLRMAPPPVPPLERLPMAPPPVPPDSRRCMPPPSIAPDIKRPIVAPYVMPKGKLPMVFPLVSPKDKIPMAPPPLLPRDRLSMVPLLSTELKRSMVPQQLRNHVPSSSVISKDKLSPLPTDVNLPLVPPLVTSQLKRPTIIQTARAQPIVHPFVPTFSLECKPLEPAAEQKLTGSESRPSESQNSNRVPCGDGKNWFTDQSAPAHNGSQHLNSDFAPKERPKTVPTQFPLLERVKGKTAEQLKVLEESFQRNSFPSYNEVDHIAVTTRLSREEVDSWFLERRALRDNLEKALLNSMGSKRTDIAERRSRPHHQHALLNGVHKQGGLPMSPLPPIIAPASSSGPLDRKSLNLLKDVFVQTRWPSPEEYSRLEVQTGLARTDIVRWFKDSRLALRSGAVEWKELFYKLSGSELNGRLISEQPCGVTQPGQERKMPRAECTKLSSQEIKDWFSNTLGQRGPEVGRNGGQNGGGGGECGGWMEEAIGVKARMASRELVSDTD from the coding sequence ATGTCCAGCCGAAGAAAGTCCTTCACTCCCTGCATGGTCTGCGTCAGCGATGTGCCAATGGACAGCCCTGTGGAAATGGATATCTTGGCTGATGAAGTAGTAGAGGATAGGTCTTCTTCTCTGCAGCCTTCATTAGATCTGCATCAAGTGTCAGCAAGAGAGGGTGAGACTGAGCACGAGGAGCTGAGTCATGTGGAAGGGACAGAAGGAAAGATGGAAATCCAGAAGTCTCTTTTCCCACAGAAACAGCAAGGAAGGGACTACCAGTGCAAGTACTGCTCTTTCTCCACTCAGAATCTCAACGAATTCAAAGAGCATGTGTACTCTACTCACCCCAATGTCATCCTGAACCCACTGTACCTGTGTGCCATCTGCAACTTCAGCACCAAGAAGTTTGACTCTCTTACAGAACACAATGAAACAGAGCATCCAGGCGAAAGCAATTTCAAGTTTAAGAGAATTAAACTCGACAACCAGACCATCCTAGAGCAAACCATTGAGAATGAGCAAGATTCAAGTTCTGTAGACGCTAAACACGTACAAGAcaatgacgatgatgatgatggcttTTTACCCTCGTGCTCTTCAACCACACAAAATGTTGGAAAGCCTGGAATATTTCACAATGAAAATGAGGTTGAGAGTCATTTAGATAATCTAATGTTCAAGGATCAGATCACTGCGGTAAATGTTAATGGAACAATCATCATCCCTGAGCCCATGATCCTGCAGGGCCTCTCCCACGTCATGCCTCTGCTGCAGCGCCCGCCCAACCTTAACTCCATTCCAACAGTCGCTGTTCCTCTGAATGCAAGTAAGTACAATCCCTTGTTGGACAGCAACACTACACTCATCACGTCCTTTAACAAATTCCCCTATCCAACTCATGCTGAGCTCTCATGGCTCACTGCTGCATCCAAACATCCAGAAGAGCAAATCAAGGTGTGGTTCACTACGCAGCGTCTGAAGCAGGGAATCACCTGGTCACCAGAGGAGGTAGAGGAAGCTCGGAAGAAAATGTTCAATGGCTGCATGCCACCTGTTGACCAGACTTTCACCATTTTGCCTTCGCCCGTGAGCGAGCCAATCGCCACCAGCCAGTCTGTTGCACCAGCAGTCTCCTGCCATGTATTTGGACAGTCCACCCTGTCTGTGACCACTGCAAATGGATCACCTGCTACATGTGCAACTGTCACTGTGACTACTGTAAGTAGTATGCATAATCTGAAGCGTTCCCTTGGAACTCCATTGGTGGCCCAGGAAGTAAAGCGTCCCATGATTCCCCCAGAGGATCCCAAAGAGAAGCTACGCATGGCACCCCCACCAGTCCCTCCCTTAGAAAGACTACCCATGGCTCCTCCTCCTGTACCCCCAGATAGTAGGAGATGCATGCCCCCACCTTCGATTGCTCCAGACATAAAGAGACCCATTGTTGCCCCTTACGTTATGCCCAAGGGAAAATTACCAATGGTATTCCCACTTGTATCTCCCAAAGATAAGATACCTATGGCTCCCCCTCCCTTGTTACCCAGAGATAGACTATCTATGGTGCCCTTACTGTCCACAGAGCTGAAGAGGTCTATGGTTCCCCAACAACTGAGGAATCATGTGCCCTCCTCTTCGGTCATTTCTAAGGATAAATTGTCACCTCTACCTACTGATGTAAACCTACCCTTGGTGCCCCCCCTGGTGACTTCACAATTGAAGAGACCAACAATCATTCAGACTGCACGAGCGCAACCTATTGTCCATCCCTTTGTCCCTACTTTCTCTCTGGAGTGTAAACCACTAGAGCCAGCGGCGGAGCAAAAGCTGACCGGCTCGGAGAGTCGACCCTCAGAGAGTCAGAACAGCAATAGAGTCCCCTGTGGGGACGGTAAGAATTGGTTTACTGACCAGAGTGCACCGGCCCACAATGGTTCACAGCACTTAAATAGTGACTTTGCTCCAAAGGAGCGTCCGAAAACAGTCCCAACCCAGTTCCCTCTCCTGGAAAGAGTGAAAGGGAAAACTGCTGAGCAGCTGAAGGTTTTAGAGGAGAGTTTTCAAAGGAATAGTTTCCCATCGTACAACGAGGTTGACCATATCGCAGTTACCACCAGACTCTCCAGAGAGGAGGTTGACAGCTGGTTCCTGGAACGACGAGCACTTCGAGACAACTTAGAAAAAGCCCTGTTAAATTCCATGGGCTCAAAGAGAACTGACATTGCGGAGAGGAGATCACGTCCTCACCACCAACATGCTTTGCTTAACGGGGTTCACAAACAGGGTGGCCTGCCCATGAGCCCTCTCCCTCCCATCATTGCACCCGCCTCATCCTCTGGTCCTCTGGACAGGAAGTCCCTTAACCTCCTCAAAGATGTCTTTGTACAAACACGGTGGCCTTCGCCTGAGGAATACAGTCGTCTGGAGGTACAGACAGGATTGGCTCGTACAGACATTGTCCGGTGGTTTAAAGACAGCCGCCTGGCTCTTCGCAGCGGCGCTGTGGAGTGGAAGGAGCTGTTCTACAAGCTGAGCGGCAGCGAGCTGAACGGACGGCTGATCTCAGAGCAGCCCTGCGGTGTCACTCAGCCAGGCCAGGAACGGAAGATGCCTAGAGCAGAGTGCACCAAACTAAGCAGCCAAGAGATCAAAGACTGGTTCAGCAACACCCTAGGCCAGCGTGGGCCCGAAGTGGGGAGGAACGGAGGTCAGAATGGAGGCGGTGGAGGGGAGTGTGGGGGTTGGATGGAGGAAGCAATAGGGGTGAAGGCCAGGATGGCGTCACGAGAGCTGGTCTCAGACACGGATTAG